In Chryseobacterium sp., the genomic window TTCCAATGCCTACGAGCAATACCTGAAAAACCTCAGCTACACAGATGTCATTTATTTCAGTAATGGTGATGAATGCCTAAACAACCTTCATCTTAAACCTGATATCATATTCCTGGATCATGGTATGAATGATATGAACGGTTTTGAAACCCTGAAAAAAATCAAACGCTATAATCCCAATATTTATGTCATCATGGTTTCCGGCCAGAAGGAAATCAATATTGCAGTGGAAGCTTTAAAATACGGAGCTTTCGGCTATCTGGCAAAAGACACGACTGTCTGTGAAAAGATGCGTGAAATCATCAATAGGATTATCAGGATACAGGAAGAAATTGACAAAGGCTCCAGAAATAATGAATTTTACCGTCTCTTCTCCTTTTTTTTCTAAAAATAGTAACGGTATGAAAACCAATATCAACATCAGCCCTTTTATTTTGCTTTCATTCTGTGTATTCCTGTTTTCCTGTAAAACCAAGAATATTTTTGAAGAAAAAAAGCCAGCAGAAAACAGGGAAGATTTCAAATATGAAAACAACTACCGGTATAAGATCAGAAAAGATAAAATTACCCTTTCCGTATGTCAGGATGATCTCAGTGTGGGCTCAGTACATAGGATCTAAAATTCAAATGAAGTATACGGAAAATGGCTTCTGGTAGATAAAAACGGGAATATTGAAATCCCAAGGCTGAGCGTATGAACTTGACTAAGATATTATTGTAAACAGATTAAAAACAGAGTTGTATGGAAACAACTAATATTTCCCCAGAAAACAGGAACCGCAAATTCCTGAAAAGTATAAACCTCTTTCTTTTCATTATCCTGTTGCTGATGATTGCCGGATTTTTTACATGGAGTGAAAATATTATTATTACCAGGATCATAAAAGTAGCCGGAAGGACGGGAGTCATGTTTTCTTCCGTATTTATTTACTACCGCATCACCTGCTACGGTGGAGCCGGTTCTCTTGGATATAAGAATATACTTCCACCCGCCTTTTACATAGGATATCTCACTTTAGGCGCTATCTCCTTTGCCTGGAACAGCAACCCGGGATTTAGTGCTTTGCAGTGGCTGATGGTTCTTCAAAGTTTTGTATTTGCCTATTTCTTTATCAAAAGTCTTAAAACACTGGATATTTATTTTGAAGGGCATCAGATCTGGCTGTACAATCTCCTGGGAAATGCTGTATTTGTCATATACACTGTATTCGTAACAGGGATGTGGGCAGATCCTGACACTTTTTTCAGACTGACCAACGGAGGGGAAAAAGCCCAGCTGGGAGGGATCATCATGAATCCCAATGAACTGGGAATGCTTGCCGGAGCTGGAATAGCATGTCTTATTTTTGATTTATACCGTAAAAAAAACAAGCTTTGGATCATCATAAAAATTGCGGTCATTTTTTATGCCTTGCTTATGACAGGTTCCCATTCCTCATTGATGGAGGATTGATCATTATCTTCTTTCATATTAATCACAGCAAAAAAAGATTAAAAGTCGCGATTATCATGGCTGTACCTGCAGTGGCTCCTTTTGTAGTATTACCGAAGGGCTGCCGCAGGAACCTTTATTTGGACTTATGAGGATTGATTACGGAGAATTCTTAAAAATACCCATACCCATCCCGGAAAAATGCCCCACAATACTTGTATGCAGGTACTGATGAATCGGGGATTTTACAGGACTTGTTCTTGTTCTCTTTCAGGTTTTTTTACGATCAGAGCTAGTATAGCACAGAAAAAAGAACAGAAACCGGTGCTGATCGGAGTGCTTATTCTTATCCTTATTAATTCTTTCAGGTCATCATTTTCCCGGTAGCATCTGAAACAAAAATTTCTCAAATCATTCAACGAATAAAACTCTACAGAAAAACGCCCTGATCTTTCCAAAAAATGAACTGTTTTTTCCAAAATATGGAATTAAAAAAACAATAAAACAAATATAACTTATTGATTTACAGTAAAATAAAATAAAAGGCGTATTTTTTTCTTAATCTTTGGTACAGACAACGTATTATCATGGAAGGTTTATTTAAAAATTTAGGATATAGGGTTTCTCTCCATCCAGGTGAAAACCATCAAAAAATTTCTGTTTTGTTTATTAATAATCCGGATGGAAGTCTACGATGGATCTGGAATGCTAAAAATTCCCGTATGATCCATAGTAGATATTTAGCCCAGAATATGTATTCCTGGCTGGGTTGTCATTCACTGGCTTATAAAATCATTTCAGAAAAAAATCGTTCTCCACCCATATAAAAATTAAAAGTTTCAGATGAAGATACAGCAAAGTATATCATCCTATTTTATAAACTAAATAATTCTGACATTCTTAAAAAAACACAATTCTATTATAAATATCAACCTAACAACAATGTCAGAAAATTATTTGGACAAGGTGTTATTCGATTCTTTACAGAATGATGAAAAAGTAATAAAAGCTTTGAAAAAGGAAAGGTCCAATAAAGGATTGCGCTATTCCCTCAACACAATCCGCTATTTTATGGATTCATTTTCCTGAAAGGGCTTTGTTATTACGTTCAGTGGGGCAGATGGCGCCGGAAAATCCACGGTCATCTTTGATTTCTCTCGGGTTATTGAGAAGAAATTCAAAAGGCCATTGGTAATATTGCGTCATCGCCCCTCTTTTTTAGCCATTCTGAGTGTATGGACCAAAGGTAGAGAAAAAGCACATCAGGATGTGATAACAATTAAAGAATTAACCGGTACTATTCTAAACGCACATTGAAAAAATTTATTTTAAAAATTCTAAAACAGAACTGCAGCAATATAACTCAATTTTATATTATCAATATCTATTAACATTTAAAAAAACGATCATGAAGAAAATTAGCTTATTAACATGCATCATTTATTCTGTTCATTTCTTTACACAAGTAGGGATAGGAACCACTACTCCTGATCTGAACTCTGATCTTACACTAGGTTCAGCCAATAAAGGCCTTCTTTTGAATAAAGTTCCTTTAGCGTCAAATACATCTAATGTATACAGCGAGGGTATGCTTCTCTACAATACAGCGACAGCCAATGATCTAAGCCCGGGAATTTATG contains:
- a CDS encoding response regulator; translated protein: MNPKQLKFFIVDDDLFCSNAYEQYLKNLSYTDVIYFSNGDECLNNLHLKPDIIFLDHGMNDMNGFETLKKIKRYNPNIYVIMVSGQKEINIAVEALKYGAFGYLAKDTTVCEKMREIINRIIRIQEEIDKGSRNNEFYRLFSFFF